From Xyrauchen texanus isolate HMW12.3.18 chromosome 15, RBS_HiC_50CHRs, whole genome shotgun sequence:
AAGCTGTTCTGTAAGCAACAATGTGCTATTTCCCACACTCTGTTTACGTTTCATGAAGTAACAAGTGAAAAGGATTTCCCCCCTCCTGGCCGCAGGGAGTCAGAGATTCTCAGCCATAAGCAGATAAAACGATAAGTGATAATGAGATTTTCCCTGTTAATGGCCAATAATATACCAGCCACTGATATATAGTGCATCCCTATTGATAAcccctcattcactttcattatatggagaaaaatTCACCATTCAAAAGAATTCAAAAATTCAGTTTGTAATGacattaatgacagaattgtcatttttaggtgaactattcctttaaagcttttaCAACTTCCACcatctcaaaataaaaaaattgggtaTTTCGGTGATAAAACTGTGTGAAAGGCAAGGCTTTGAAGGGCCGCCCGCTTCTGACAGGCAAAGGAAGAATAACAGTGGTACTTAAGGTGCTGTAAACGGACAAACTTACGTAACGTGAGGTGAGTGATCACACAGCCAAAGATGAAGGAGGTCAGAAAGGACAGTGACACTATGAAGGTGTAAAAAAAACGATAGTTGCGTTTCCCAACACAGTTCCCCACCCAAGGACAGTGGTGGTCAAACCGCTCTGCAAGAGGAACAGAGACTAAACATTCTCAGAAACAGCGTCACACACAGAAAATGCTTTTGCATCATCATGCAATGATATTACAAGGAAGTGacttgttttaaggattaaaGTAATACTAAAACAATAATAGCAACAAGATACTGTATTTCTAAGCTTTTAAATGAAGAAATATGAAGACGCCATCTTACCCACACAATTGTCACACAGGCTGCAGTGGGATGTCCGGGGTGGACGGAACATCTTGCAGGTGAGACAGTACTTGAGTTTGACCACCTGGTCATTTATAAGGATCTCTTTCGTGCGAGGAGGTGGACGGTATGTTGAGGATCCAGAATTATCTATGAAGAAAGATGTCCTTCACAATCTTTATCATAAAACATATCaagcaaaatacagtaaaaaaataaaataaaagctcacCAATTTGCCTCTCAATGTCTGCAGCCTCATCTGGCAAAGCCCTTGGTAAAATCCCTGGGTCTGTAAAACTGGTCTGGAGGAGACTGATgaccacaaataaaaataacacccCAGCAATCGCTGGAATGAAGGCGGTGAGCTGCTCCACCAGAAAGTGGCAACTGTTGTGAATCACACAAAATTAAGGACAGACATGAAGCAAGTGAAAATTATTGAAAGCATGCCTGCTAGTCAGAACAAGCTTGCACAATGAAGATAATGATCATCTGGAAAGCAATTATTCAGCCTGGATTTTCAAGAAGTGCTAGGCCAACATCAATTGGTGGATATGTCTCGACTATCTAAACATTGTGTGAACAATGTTTTGTGTCTGTTATTAAGCATACTACTCACTCAAATGTCAAAAATAAGCCGCTGGTGATGAAAATAAGGCTGATGGTCAGTGGGAGCACACCACATTGGCTGGCCAACATAATACGTCCATCACAGTAGAAGCGATTTTTGCCAGGGAAAACCTCCCATTTCCTCCTGAGGCGTTGGACGTTTTTCCTCCCACATGGCAAGGTGGAGGTCGGGGTGGAGGATGCTCTCAGTGCTCGGGGGTCTATTTGTTGATACTCacagtttttcattttaataaaaagtaaAGATAAGAGGCAGTAAAGTAGCCTATGTATCCACAGACTGTAGCTCCTGACTGGAGCAGAAATGTAACCTCACAAACAGATTTAGTTACCTTGTTAACTAATAACCCAGTTTTACCATCGATGAGGCAAAATCCTAATCCCAGAATAGTCTGGTCGATATTTTTCATAAACAAAGTGTTCCAACATTCCTACAAGATATAAATCACACATATAATGTCCCCAAATCACGTGTTATACTAGGGAAGGCAAAATGTCAACACTAAATGCGACAACACATCGATTAATACGTAGCTCAAAAGACCAATTTGCCCCAAAAATATAGCTCCAATAAAGGAATACACTAACGAATTCGTTATATTATCACGACATGTTGTTTTTTCGGAGCATTTTCAACAAGTGTCGTCAACAATAAAACCGTCGACTCTGAAGGCTAAGCTACTAACGTTAGCTTGTTGACTATATAGTCAGCTATCTCTAAGCGTACGGCATTTCAATGTCACTTAGACGACATTTAGGTCCTCGCGCTGTCCATACGTTATGTATACGACATTCTTCATCTCGTGTTTAACCATCATCACAGTCAAATGAACAATGCTCAGGCGACATGCCTCCTCTCATGTTGCTTGGCCGACATTTAAACGACACTCGACGACACGTCACGCGCTGCTCAACCGTTCTTCTCCTATACGTTTTTATTAGTCCCGCCGTAATCAAATCGTCGAGTATATAAAAATAGTTTAGGTTATGTTGTATTGAACTTTCACTTTTAAAGTGCCCTAACAACGGTTTTGAGACACATGAACATTTACATCTGGGCAATTCAGTGCATTCACTTCCTTAACAGAAGATTACCTGAAGAGAAATGACCAATGAATTGAGAAAGATACGTCATCACATTTGACCAATTATAGATTACTTCCGATACGCTGCAAAATAGTTAAACAAAATAGCCAAATATTGCGAAAGCTATTTGAAAAAGATCTcatattgatttaaaattattttacgtAGTAAAAATAGCTCTTATAACTTTTGTGGAAATAGTGataaccatggtacatttttcgACATCTCCATTAGTGcgtgtttatataatttttttttagataaatctGATTTGATAGTGGTTTCTTTCAAACTGTCACAGACAGTAAATATCTGTTGCTATAAAcctttttgtcacttttatttCAACAGATCACTCATTATTACAATTGTTCAACTGAACGGTGATATCACAGTATTGTTGgcagggccgtaaccacaatatacattgagAGGGACAAGTCCCCTCCAATAATCAGATTTTGTTTATTGGAGGGGAATTGATATTCTTATTGCTGTTCTGCCCAAAAGGGTTTAAGcaggggggatcaccaaactagatcaatCAGCCTGGGCAGTCGAGGGCCCCCTGGTAGttaagggcccctgggcactggccccattggtaATCCGTACCtgcaccacgaggacctactaagtagtgggcatTGGGTATTTCAAATTATgagaaaaggggatgaaaaaaTAAACTCAGtgttaattcaccaaagtggtatattaagctgatcacaatgtatagccaggacattaatagcgtgaaaatgtactattacaatttgaaaaaactacttcaaagaattctcatcaaaaaatccttcatgtgcagcaatgaaagctttgcagatccttggcattccagctgtcactttgtccagatactcgggtgacatttcaccctgcacttcctgtagcacttgccatagatgtggctttcttgtcaggcacttctcacgcaccttacagtctagctgatatcacaaaagctcaatggggttaagatccataacacacttttccagttatctgttgtccaatgtctgtttctttgcccactctaaattttctttttgtttgtttcaaaagtggctttttctttgcaactcTTCCCATTAGGCCtacactcctgagtcttctctttactgttgtacatgaaactggtgttgagtgagtagaattaaatgaagctgtcagctgaagacatgtgagatgtctatttctcaaactagtgactctgatgtacttatcctcttgattggttgtacatctggccttccacatctctttctgtccatgttagagccagttatcctttgtcttttaagactgtaatgaacacatttgtatgaaatcttcagagtttttggcaatttcaaacattgtataaccgtcattcctcaaaacaatgattgactgacaagtttctagagaaagcttatttcttttttgccatttgttacCTAACATTTACTTTAAGAAATGCCCGTCTATTGCATttggtggcaactcaaaaacaaacagaaagacaatgttaatcttcatttaacaaaccaaatagcattcagcagtgtttgatataatgccaagtggttttctagtaccaaattaacaatttagcctgattactcaaggataaggtgttggagtgatggctgctggaaatggggccggtctagatttgaccaaaaatgacttttttcaaatagtgatggtactATTAAAAGTATTTAACAATAAATTTGAGCTTGAACTATGTTCCTAACTAaacaaagtgtcttctttcaaggTCCCATAAACAGCAGCCATTTATCACAGTAgtattagttcacctaaaattaaatattctgccattttctcatccattacattatttttgtacGGACAACCACTGATGTAAACTACTAGGCTGTAAAATTTTAATAACAGTTAAACAAATATCAAACTTGTTTCTCTATTACAAAGCCTGTATGTCATGCCATGTCGTATATTTCAGGCTGATCAGATAGGCCTAATATGCTTGCACAGATCTACGGCGAAGAATATATAAAGTGTGGACAGTCTATTTTAGAGATAATAATTGTTAGTTGAATTCTTGTAAACTTTAAAAGAACCATGCATTTGACAAACCAAAAAGTATTTAGGACCTTTATAACATTTTGAGCATtatattattcaatatataatataaaaaaaaaaaggttaaagacATGGTTATGGCCTTATGTGTTGGTAAATGTACTGCTTTATGAAGTGAATTGTAAATTGCCAGCTGAATTCTTTACAAATAGATATTTTAGAGCATGTGGTAAAACAATAACTTCTTACTCAAGCACAAAAAATAGTGTAGATTTAGCCCAAAAAATTTCCACACCAGCAATTTTTATTAATAGTTTCTAATCTCTTTATCTTTAATAAACAAAATGGTCCAGGAAGGATATTTAttcaaaaaaaattgttttactccAACATAGGAAAAccataaaacatattttgatcatGAAATAATGTATT
This genomic window contains:
- the zdhhc18a gene encoding palmitoyltransferase ZDHHC18a isoform X1; its protein translation is MKNCEYQQIDPRALRASSTPTSTLPCGRKNVQRLRRKWEVFPGKNRFYCDGRIMLASQCGVLPLTISLIFITSGLFLTFDCHFLVEQLTAFIPAIAGVLFLFVVISLLQTSFTDPGILPRALPDEAADIERQIDNSGSSTYRPPPRTKEILINDQVVKLKYCLTCKMFRPPRTSHCSLCDNCVERFDHHCPWVGNCVGKRNYRFFYTFIVSLSFLTSFIFGCVITHLTLRSQGGKGIIQAIQESPASVVELVICFFSIWSILGLSGFHTYLVASNLTTSEDIKGSWSSKRGEDSGNPYSYNNIFTNCCVVLCGPMPPSLIDRRGFLPPDDTPQAITSETERPPFIAKNDTNMEENCQEFAHSCSA
- the zdhhc18a gene encoding palmitoyltransferase ZDHHC18a isoform X2, which gives rise to MKNCEYQQIDPRALRASSTPTSTLPCGRKNVQRLRRKWEVFPGKNRFYCDGRIMLASQCGVLPLTISLIFITSGLFLTFDCHFLVEQLTAFIPAIAGVLFLFVVISLLQTSFTDPGILPRALPDEAADIERQIDNSGSSTYRPPPRTKEILINDQVVKLKYCLTCKMFRPPRTSHCSLCDNCVERFDHHCPWVGNCVGKRNYRFFYTFIVSLSFLTSFIFGCVITHLTLRSQGGKGIIQAIQESPASVVELVICFFSIWSILGLSGFHTYLVASNLTTSEDIKGSWSSKRGEDSGNPYSYNNIFTNCCVVLCGPMPPSLIDRRGFLPPDDTPQAITSETERPPFIAKNDTNMCTQGTKEFLESVAHSSVIQSTCAPGTPKTTPLTQENLLCTISINVSPPADRQARRPMDMPCPQRGSKRAALHTHKPMLPLHSPPYSLIHGPLIFNDASDTGFITLH